Proteins from a genomic interval of Bacteroidota bacterium:
- a CDS encoding T9SS type A sorting domain-containing protein, producing the protein MNNSTQKYFSFHCWAAAHCQLPTAVCSFPAVLQFSLFVFFVLFRFSLIAQNLVPNPSFEQFDTCPYNGGQINYVKYWYNPTPYASPDYFNACGTLGYNVPNSYLGYQTAKSGIAYAGIVTYTKNSLFPAGDNYREYISIALNDTLRGGHRYCLSFYVSKADTAQYIANDIGGHFSISPDTNSTTQNTVLPFIPQVSNPSNNTLSNDTGWTEISGSFIASGGEKYLTIGNFKDSSSTTASYVGGPSWMYYGYYYIDDITVVLCDSLNGITETGFIPKINIYPNISQGLYNVESNFLLHEISVHNLYGHTVYQKKNISSNKTIIDIESVDAGMYVITVYANNNYSFSEKVIKIN; encoded by the coding sequence ATGAATAACTCTACTCAAAAATATTTTTCCTTCCATTGTTGGGCTGCTGCTCACTGCCAACTGCCTACCGCTGTTTGTTCCTTTCCTGCTGTTTTGCAGTTTTCCCTTTTCGTATTTTTCGTACTCTTTCGCTTTTCGCTGATTGCTCAAAACCTTGTGCCCAATCCATCCTTTGAGCAGTTTGATACTTGCCCATACAATGGTGGTCAAATTAATTATGTTAAATACTGGTATAATCCTACGCCTTACGCTTCACCAGATTATTTTAATGCTTGCGGAACTCTTGGTTATAATGTTCCAAATAGTTATTTAGGTTATCAAACTGCAAAATCAGGGATTGCTTATGCAGGGATTGTTACCTATACAAAAAACTCATTATTCCCTGCTGGTGATAATTACAGAGAATATATTTCAATCGCTCTAAATGACACATTAAGAGGGGGACATAGATATTGTTTATCATTTTACGTCAGCAAAGCAGATACAGCACAATATATTGCTAATGATATAGGGGGACATTTTTCCATTTCTCCTGATACAAATTCTACAACTCAAAACACTGTTTTGCCTTTTATACCTCAGGTAAGTAATCCCTCAAACAATACCCTTTCAAATGATACGGGCTGGACAGAAATTTCAGGTTCGTTTATTGCATCAGGAGGAGAAAAATATTTGACAATTGGAAATTTTAAAGATAGTTCTTCTACAACTGCATCGTATGTTGGTGGTCCATCTTGGATGTATTATGGCTATTATTATATTGATGATATTACTGTGGTGTTATGCGATTCATTAAATGGAATTACTGAAACGGGTTTTATTCCCAAGATAAATATTTACCCAAATATTTCGCAAGGTCTTTATAATGTTGAATCAAATTTTTTACTTCATGAGATTTCAGTTCATAATTTATATGGACATACAGTATATCAAAAAAAAAATATTTCATCAAATAAAACAATTATAGATATAGAAAGTGTAGATGCAGGAATGTATGTTATTACGGTTTATGCAAATAATAATTATTCTTTTTCAGAAAAAGTCATTAAAATAAATTAA
- a CDS encoding tail fiber domain-containing protein — protein MKTLITKAKAVIMFIALYVTVNAQVIDLQNVPGQRWGRLNPAPGFNAWALGIGNFNSPTSPASALHVNTNLIPTPYYGAGEVFRTECPAGIATYWRMFQGTNPVGRIYYDPTLGTFNDLTIEAAFKNENILFKTNTFSRMIIRDGAIPATDGFIGIGSNFYLPQSLLHLDNTLATSNNYIQFTNGASTTPYTVNSGMRIGLAQNSTTAEIRQEENAPIDVYTFGSQKMRLNADNSVNGYGINGYSVGTTSVTVNTSGYLLISPKNTPVNNTGGPKIYTRGAFSLLHLNDGNGVGTFVQDFGFRPWMKCGITFTSNNDLMYVGHKSNGKDITDAVFQWSDNLQNAPNGPDVLKFVFTGGSTAPSNTNTNPLDPNSMDGLELMRMVVQSNTVTPTLDNYGKIGIGPLFTNALPPARRLEVHDGRTGNPQLRLSYQLDPNPSLGIWTDFQTTSNGDLAILPFNSTFTTTILQPRFVGIQTTTPGNTVEINSPVTSSVTPTPALTANTTTGYLAPNTLGGTGMSGLRFTDLTSASTPIPTASFVPTGFLTVDNNGDVILVPGGRGGGIGLCTAPIATTNIAGDSRIGLNNFNVFFDGNGAGAAFNNVLIGKPCSLLPQAKLDVLQSSGSTNTIGINILNTDVSSGIKGSPQPVIGIKSKMPPPSNQFYQVAGWFETPPDQYAIFVPAGAGKNVDGGTVDIGYSFNTDIPDFILDVSKLARIAGTTVGSDSILKTDVSPFNAGLNVIRNLNPKFYHYNGKGGFDTQHQYIGVMAQEVASVAPYAVDSSFQKLDSSDTAPTQILNVYNEAIMYTSLNAIKQLDSAVTVLENAPTGISGTGTTNFITKWSGANSVTASQMFDNGTNVGVGTSSPQNKFDVVRGAAGVMGKATYESASIERNGDTKMGIYSSTSNTGDGASLTFGFTNLNETSGLYPGFEMQELYSSNPSQNIMRFNSISRTSGGSVVSANPNILNILGNGNIGIGTSNPSERLHVVGNILATGTITQNSDAALKQNVDSISNALQIIAQLKPHSFNFDTAQYSYMGLPSGKQYGIIAQEAESILPEIVHQSVFPEMKDYNGNSLNPETHYKTVNYTALIPILIQAFKEERASKDSLRNQLNALQAIVNNCCSSNTKTTGNNSSTSQVDVNLASKKIVLDQNSPNPFKENTTITYFIPKDANDVKIIFTDMSGEIIKEVAITEKGKGQLNVYASDLSSGIYTYSIVADGMTLDTKKMLKSK, from the coding sequence ATGAAAACACTAATTACTAAAGCAAAAGCAGTAATAATGTTTATTGCCCTTTATGTTACTGTAAACGCACAGGTGATTGACTTACAAAATGTGCCTGGTCAGCGATGGGGTCGATTAAATCCTGCCCCGGGATTCAATGCTTGGGCATTAGGAATTGGAAATTTCAACTCTCCTACTTCTCCTGCATCTGCATTACATGTAAATACAAATTTAATTCCAACACCTTATTACGGAGCAGGCGAGGTCTTCCGCACAGAATGCCCGGCAGGAATTGCAACTTATTGGCGAATGTTTCAAGGTACGAATCCGGTTGGTCGTATTTATTACGACCCAACTTTGGGAACTTTTAATGATTTAACAATTGAAGCAGCATTTAAAAACGAAAATATATTATTTAAGACAAATACTTTTAGCAGAATGATTATAAGAGATGGCGCAATACCAGCCACAGATGGTTTTATCGGCATTGGTTCAAATTTTTATTTGCCCCAGTCACTATTACATTTAGATAATACGCTTGCCACTTCTAACAATTATATTCAATTTACAAATGGGGCAAGCACTACTCCTTATACGGTCAATAGCGGTATGCGAATTGGGCTTGCACAAAACAGTACAACAGCCGAAATTCGTCAGGAAGAAAACGCGCCTATTGATGTTTATACTTTTGGCTCACAAAAAATGAGATTGAATGCTGATAATTCCGTAAATGGATATGGTATTAATGGTTATTCTGTAGGGACTACAAGCGTAACAGTAAATACCTCTGGGTATTTGCTCATAAGCCCGAAAAATACTCCAGTAAATAATACAGGAGGCCCTAAAATATATACAAGAGGCGCATTTTCACTTTTACATTTAAATGATGGAAATGGAGTCGGTACTTTTGTACAGGATTTCGGTTTTCGCCCATGGATGAAATGTGGTATAACATTCACAAGTAATAACGACCTGATGTACGTTGGACATAAAAGCAATGGTAAAGACATTACAGACGCAGTATTTCAATGGAGCGATAATCTTCAAAATGCACCGAATGGCCCAGATGTTTTAAAATTTGTTTTCACAGGAGGAAGTACTGCGCCCAGCAATACAAATACAAATCCTCTTGACCCTAACAGTATGGATGGTTTAGAACTTATGCGAATGGTAGTGCAATCAAATACTGTTACTCCTACTTTGGATAATTATGGTAAGATAGGCATAGGTCCATTATTTACGAACGCATTACCTCCTGCAAGGAGATTAGAAGTGCACGATGGAAGGACAGGTAATCCTCAACTTCGTTTATCTTATCAACTTGATCCCAACCCAAGTTTAGGAATATGGACAGATTTCCAAACAACTTCAAATGGTGATTTGGCAATTCTTCCTTTCAATTCAACATTTACTACTACTATTTTACAACCAAGATTCGTTGGCATTCAAACTACAACTCCGGGCAATACGGTTGAAATAAATTCTCCTGTAACTTCTTCAGTTACTCCAACGCCTGCACTTACTGCTAATACAACAACCGGCTATCTTGCTCCGAATACACTTGGAGGAACTGGCATGAGCGGTTTGCGGTTTACCGATTTAACTTCTGCTTCTACTCCTATTCCAACTGCCTCCTTTGTCCCTACAGGATTTTTAACGGTTGACAACAACGGTGATGTTATTCTGGTGCCGGGGGGCAGAGGCGGTGGAATTGGTTTATGTACTGCTCCTATTGCTACAACAAACATTGCTGGCGATTCAAGAATCGGGTTAAACAACTTCAATGTTTTTTTTGATGGAAATGGCGCAGGCGCAGCATTTAATAATGTGCTTATAGGTAAACCTTGTTCTCTTCTTCCTCAGGCAAAATTAGATGTATTGCAAAGTTCTGGAAGCACGAATACAATTGGAATTAATATTCTAAATACCGATGTCTCTTCAGGAATAAAAGGAAGCCCTCAACCTGTTATAGGTATTAAAAGCAAAATGCCTCCACCTTCTAATCAATTTTATCAAGTCGCTGGTTGGTTTGAAACTCCTCCCGACCAGTATGCGATTTTTGTTCCAGCAGGAGCAGGAAAAAATGTTGACGGAGGTACTGTTGATATTGGATACTCTTTTAATACTGATATTCCAGATTTCATTTTGGATGTCAGCAAACTGGCGCGTATTGCCGGAACAACCGTTGGATCGGATTCTATTTTGAAAACAGATGTTTCTCCTTTCAATGCTGGATTAAATGTTATTCGCAATCTTAATCCTAAGTTTTATCATTATAATGGCAAAGGCGGTTTTGATACGCAGCATCAGTATATAGGTGTAATGGCTCAGGAGGTTGCATCTGTTGCACCATATGCTGTTGATTCATCATTTCAAAAATTAGATTCTTCAGATACTGCGCCTACGCAAATATTGAATGTGTACAACGAAGCCATCATGTACACCTCGCTCAACGCCATTAAGCAACTTGACAGCGCGGTAACTGTTTTGGAAAACGCACCCACAGGAATTAGCGGCACCGGAACAACAAACTTTATCACCAAATGGAGCGGGGCAAACTCTGTTACTGCCAGTCAGATGTTCGATAACGGAACCAATGTGGGAGTGGGCACTTCTTCTCCTCAAAATAAATTTGATGTAGTGCGCGGTGCTGCGGGAGTAATGGGAAAAGCAACCTATGAATCAGCATCCATTGAAAGAAATGGCGACACAAAAATGGGAATTTACTCTTCTACATCAAATACAGGCGATGGCGCATCACTCACTTTTGGTTTCACCAATCTTAATGAAACATCAGGTCTTTACCCCGGTTTTGAAATGCAAGAATTATACAGTAGCAATCCTTCGCAGAATATTATGCGGTTTAATTCCATCAGCAGAACATCTGGTGGTTCGGTTGTTTCTGCCAATCCTAATATTTTGAATATTCTTGGAAATGGAAATATTGGTATTGGAACAAGTAATCCGAGCGAACGCTTGCATGTTGTAGGAAATATTCTTGCTACTGGTACTATTACTCAAAACTCTGATGCAGCGCTTAAACAAAATGTGGATTCTATCAGCAATGCTTTGCAAATTATTGCTCAACTTAAACCTCATTCATTCAACTTCGATACTGCTCAATATTCATATATGGGTTTGCCAAGTGGAAAACAATATGGAATCATTGCACAGGAAGCAGAGTCGATATTGCCGGAAATAGTTCATCAATCTGTTTTTCCTGAAATGAAAGATTATAACGGCAATTCACTGAATCCCGAAACACATTATAAAACGGTGAACTATACTGCTCTTATTCCAATTTTAATTCAGGCATTCAAAGAAGAACGTGCAAGCAAGGATTCTCTGAGAAATCAATTAAACGCTTTGCAGGCAATCGTAAATAATTGCTGCTCTTCAAATACAAAAACTACCGGAAACAATTCTTCAACTTCACAGGTTGATGTAAATCTTGCTTCTAAAAAAATTGTGCTTGACCAGAATTCTCCGAATCCATTCAAAGAAAATACAACCATCA